In a genomic window of Tursiops truncatus isolate mTurTru1 chromosome 7, mTurTru1.mat.Y, whole genome shotgun sequence:
- the LOC117312919 gene encoding protein-L-histidine N-pros-methyltransferase — MRLLAGWLCLSLASVWLAQRMWTLRSPLTRSLYVNMTSGPGGPAAAAAGGRKENHQWYACNREKLCESLQAVFVQSYLDQGTQIFLNNSIEKSGWLFIQLYHSFVSSVFSLFMSRTSINGLLGRGSMFVFSPDQFQRLLKINPDWKTHRLLDLGAGDGEVTKIMSPHFEEIYATELSETMIWQLQKKKYRVLGINEWQNTGFQYDVISCLNLLDRCDQPLTLLKDIRSVLEPTRGRVILALVLPFHPYVENVGGKWDKPSEILEIKGQNWEEQVNSLPEVFRKAGFVIEAFTRLPYLCEGDMYNDYYVLDDAVFVLKPV, encoded by the coding sequence ATGAGACTGCTCGCGGGCTGGCTGTGTCTGAGCCTGGCGTCCGTGTGGCTGGCGCAGAGGATGTGGACCCTGCGGAGCCCGCTCACCCGCTCCCTGTACGTGAACATGACGAGCGGCCCCGGCGGGCCGGCGGCGGCCGCCGCGGGCGGCAGGAAGGAGAACCACCAGTGGTATGCGTGCAACAGAGAGAAATTATGTGAATCACTCCAGGCTGTCTTTGTTCAGAGTTACCTTGACCAAGGAACACAGATCTTCTTAAACAACAGCATTGAGAAATCGGGCTGGCTGTTTATCCAATTATATCACTCTTTTGTGTCATCTGTTTTTAGCCTGTTTATGTCTAGAACATCTATCAATGGGTTGCTAGGAAGAGGCTCAATGTTTGTCTTTTCACCAGATCAGTTTCAGAGACTGCTTAAAATTAATCCAGACTGGAAAACGCACAGACTTCTTGATTTAGGTGCTGGAGATGGAGAAGTCACAAAAATCATGAGCCCTCATTTTGAAGAAATTTACGCCACTGAGCTGTCTGAAACTATGATATGGCAGcttcagaagaagaaatacagagtACTTGGTATAAATGAATGGCAGAATACAGGGTTCCAGTATGATGTCATCAGCTGCTTGAATTTGCTGGACCGCTGTGATCAGCCCCTGACTTTGTTAAAAGATATCAGAAGTGTCTTGGAGCCAACTAGAGGCAGGGTCATCCTTGCTCTCGTCTTACCTTTTCATCCCTATGTGGAAAACGTAGGTGGCAAGTGGGATAAACCATCAGAAATTTTGGAAATCAAGGGACAGAATTGGGAAGAACAAGTGAATAGTCTGCCTGAAGTTTTCAGAAAAGCTGGTTTTGTTATCGAAGCTTTCACTAGACTGCCATACCTGTGTGAAGGTGACATGTATAATGACTACTACGTTCTGGATGACGCTGTCTTTGTTCTCAAACCCGTATAA